One Ostrea edulis chromosome 6, xbOstEdul1.1, whole genome shotgun sequence genomic window, aAAAGAAACTGTTGAAAAGCTTGTCACATAATATAACACAACAAACAGAAGACAAGAGGAAAATTCAAAGAAACAAAGGAGAACAAATGACAAGAAAGCTCGCATGACTAAACACTCACAGAAACAAAGGAGAACAAATGACAAGAAAACACTCACAGAAACAAAATAGAACAAATGACAAGAAAACTCGCATGACTAAACACTCACAGAAACAAAATAGAATAAATGACAAGAACACTTGCATGACTAAACACTCACAGAAACAAAGGAGAACAAATGACAAGAAAACTCGCATGACTAAACACTCACAGAAACAGAGCACAGGAGAGTGGAAAGAAGATCTAAGGAGAAGAAGTGATAAAACCTCCAAAATGTGATAATTGagaaagaaattaaaacatgaaaatattcaattcatatggctcacggcgggtgtgaaaggtcaacaggggatgcttactccttctaggcacctgatcccacctctggtgtgtccaggggtcagtgttagcccaactatctattttgtattgcttataggagttatgagattgatcactgttcgttatcttcaccttgcatatgcaaGTACTCACACACAGTGGTGGTAAAACGACCAGGAGTTTTCTTAAATGACACGCAAAGATCGTCAATAAGATTAAAATCAAATGAGAGAAAGGTCTACCTATGGCAAGGTCTGTATGAGACGAAGATTGCAGCTTCTGAAAGGAGACAAAGAAAGGGGAGTGTGGACGAAGACTGGGCTTCTGACAGGAGACAaataattgattgtatattgtttaatgtccctctcgagaatttttcactcatatggagacgtcaacattgccggtgaaaggctgcaaaatttagatctatgctcggcgcttacggcctttgagcagggagggagcTTTATCGGGCCAGAGCTGCTGTGACGCGAGATTTCGGGGTTTTGcgatctcatctgaaggaccaccccatttagtcgcctcttacgacaagcaaggggtactgatgacaCGGGATCAGGAGACAAAGAAAGACGAGTGTGGATGAAGACTGCAGCTTCTGACAGGAGACAAAGAAAGGCGAATGTGGACGAAGACTGGGCTTCTGACAGGAAACAAAGAAAGGCGAGTGTGGACTCCTTATTTGCTATATGTAAGTGTAATAAACACAGTAACattaaaatcttttttatttcaaaatttgcattttataCAAAGTTTAAAGTTTTCTGTCGACAAATTTATACATAACTAAATAGGTAACAACTTAAACAGTGAAATTATACATTCAAACTGGTGAAATTAACGAATAATTGATatgacataaaaataaaattacctataatttgtaaaaatacaaattatattgGTATCTAGTCATTTCAAAGTCTATGATTCTAAATATACTTAtatcatattcatattttatctAATCACTTGTACACGTAGATTACGTGTACATTGTGTCAGTATGTACAGTACATACAATATGTAGTACCACATTCTGTTCACAAAGGAACTCTATaggtatttaattatttctgcaACATATCGGTATTGTGTCTAGCTAATTTCTTACATCTCTAAAACGTTTGTCTCTCTACATGTACAAACACTTCTTGAAATCTGAATTTCAATTCAGAGAAAAAGGTTTTAAAAGCTCGAAGTTTAATGTCTTTCACCTCAGacaatatgcatatatatatattgatataattttataatttacaaaaaatacaaaatatctctctctctctctctctctctctctctctctcggtcTCTCGGATTTCTAGCCAAAATGGAATGCAAGATGTCGGACACCGGTGGCAAATCATAGACATACAAATGTACGTAAATATCTACTTCATCTGTACACGTTTGTATATAACAAAAGGTCAGCTGTGAAACATGAGATTATACGAGTCGGACATCACACATATTAACGGCACCTATATGCTTTCTCACGGTTGAATTGCTGCCATAGGTCACACTCACGGCGTGACAGTTCTTTGATTTTCCCATTGAAATTACCAAAAGGCGGACAGATCATATAACTATAAGGCGGGCAGATCTGTATCAGTTTTGTTTAGCCAGGGTCTACATTTTCCGCCACCCATGTGCTTTTGGTCCGAATTTAAAACACAATTTCTTTGGAAGCCCTCGATCTTTTGGAATATCTGCAAAGTATCCCTCTTTTCTTGAATATctacaaatataaaaattacacaaaattaaGACCTTTAAGGTCCAAATCAAATACAAGGATGACTTTCTTAATTCTGAGTCTAATTATAAAGATCAAAGCTACAACTATTACATACCcattaggcctatatatatcattacagcTTTTGCAGTAAGACTTATCATGAAATACTTGCATGTTTCAGGAtttcaaaaaatgttgtaaCTCATTTCTATTTCAACCAATAATATTAAGTTTCCATTAGAAACATGTGCCTATGGTCCACGTATATTgcagtcatttttttttatagggaAGCAACGTGTTTTCGTAAATCTATCTTAATCTGAAAATAGGCTTACGGTTTCTTTACAATACcgcaaaaataagaaaatatatttaaaaaaaaaatgtataaatgaaGCGAATGATGAACTATTTAACTCGACCAATGTGTGTATGGAAATAAAGAAATTCAAAAAATAAGATCAAATGTATTTCACAGGCAGATAACTCATTCCACATTATTTCGCATGATCATAAAAACTATTGTAAGGAGTTACCTCTCTTATCAAATGCTTTCCTTCTTACCTGAGAGAGCGACTGAGTTTCTCATATGTCATCTTTGATCTATTGTTTTTCTTGCTGCCCCATTGTTTGGCTACCTCATCTGACTTCACTACTCGGAATATTCCTTCCACCTCCGATTCCCATTTTATAATCTTCGGGCAGAACCTCTCATCGTGTAGAAGGTCGCGAATGAACTCCCACAAATGGTACACACTGGACGCTGTATCACAGAAACATACATTATATTATTTtagattaaaaacaattttctttgaaaaataaattctatgtaaatgaaagatatatatcaatatgcatatagtatgaaataattatgaatgataTCAGTTCTGTAAAATTATTGACTGACAGTTTCCTGTAAATTCCGAGATCCTGTAAATTATGGTACTTTAAAACTAACAGATCTAAACCTATACCACGAGTAGTTAGTGTATTGTATATATTAAAGATAATACACGTCCTAGTACTGTATAATGTGCATGGTGACTTGCTCTCTAATATCAGCAGGGTTATGGAATGATGGCCAAGGAAAATGTGCTCCTATACATATCAGTGAACAACAAAACCATAACCTCCAGAAAAAAACACCTACTCTGTCCCTTCTTTCTGCCGGGGCGCTTCTTTTTCTCAGAACTGCTTGAGTGTCCATCGCTGTCTGTTTCACTCATGACATCGTCCTCATCGTCATAGAATTTGGACGGTAAAATTGACGGATCTGGTAAACCCAAATTGGGTTCCTTTTTTACCTCTGCTTCTGAGAGCGCAGGGTCTCGGTGGGCAAGGCTTACTCTCTGGAGAGCAATCATTCCTTTACCTGGATGATTTAATTCGCCTGAAGAATCTGAAAGTGAATGTACGAATTAATATAATACACAGAAAATCTTCATCTACAAGAATATCTGatcagattttttattttgttgcaaAATTTGCGAAGATTTGTCAGTAATGGTCGTTATCAATAATTTTACAAACCAATACTTCAAAAATCATTTTCGAACGATGGATTtgacagttttttttaatgtaaaaatgtcaacaacaaaaataaacttATACCAGAACTATAGTCCGAGTTATCTCCCGTTGATCCCGGGCTGTGGGGATACGTCAGAGAACCGTCTGTGGGTACCTCAACTTCGTATTGCACTTGTCCAAGTTCGCTGGAGTCATCAACGTTTCCAACTGGCTGTGATACTGACCACATAGGAAAATGCACCAGAAGATCTTGTGGCTGTGACAGCTCGTAAATATTTGAATCTGAAAACGAAAAGTTGGTTCTAATGACAAAACGTAAGTAGAGCTGACCTACACATAAAAAATGTGTGCATTTATGTGCAACCCATGAAGGAAGACCAAATATTCCTTACAATGCATAAAAAGATGTGCGTTATCTGAAGCGCTTTCTCAAGATAGTGATAAACAGTTGACAAAAACACTTGACTCAAGGGAAAAAAGAAAGGGTCTCTAAGCACTTTCGTGAGAGTTCCTGGTCTAAAGGAAACCTggcttaaaaatattttaagtacTCACCAAGTTAACTGAAGAGGACTTTTACAATTATTACAAGTACAGAAATACACACGCACATACAGAACATGTGCTCATTAAAATGTTCTTTATTCTTTATcgattaattatcaaatacttcCGTATAATCCTATTTTGCAACGAAGAGAAATggataattttgtaaataatttgttCCGTTGTCACCTGTTTGTATAAGGGACGGATGCAGTACCGGTAAAAATACAATTTGCAATATAATATCCTGTCAGATAAATACATCAATTGCATCTTCTACAAGAAATACTGTATTGGGAAACATGATAACATTATATGTAATGGTCAAATCTTATTTCGTTGTATttgaaacgttaaaacacacacacagacacgcGCGCGTTTATGTTGCTTAAATCAATGTTCAAAATCAAATCCACCGCACAATTCTTTCTCAGCAGTATTacaacttaaagttgggtctttaaataCCCGATATGGAAAATGATAACGCTTGGGCTATTTTCGTGGAAGGCTACTTGCTAACGGTTTCGGGGAAATCCCCAGTACTTAGAGATTTACAAGCCGAGTGTGACATGCAAATAAAACCTGGAGTTCAAGTCTTTTATTCCTCTGAGCATGCATGAGACAATTAGTTTCTATGAAGCCTTaattagaaattgaatttttttcacaaAACCTCATTTGAAACAGATAAAAGACAGGAAAAATGGAAACATAATA contains:
- the LOC125672534 gene encoding ETS-related transcription factor Elf-3-like isoform X3, translated to MFHPYGPRYTSSRADVFNGIMAAHIFPSLADVLTESLSADDFGPLDLSLSSMTGATADSRGLDESDFLNPTALSDPEDSNIYELSQPQDLLVHFPMWSVSQPVGNVDDSSELGQVQYEVEVPTDGSLTYPHSPGSTGDNSDYSSDSSGELNHPGKGMIALQRVSLAHRDPALSEAEVKKEPNLGLPDPSILPSKFYDDEDDVMSETDSDGHSSSSEKKKRPGRKKGQTSSVYHLWEFIRDLLHDERFCPKIIKWESEVEGIFRVVKSDEVAKQWGSKKNNRSKMTYEKLSRSLRYSRKEGYFADIPKDRGLPKKLCFKFGPKAHGWRKM
- the LOC125672534 gene encoding ETS-related transcription factor Elf-3-like isoform X1, giving the protein MFHPYGPRYTSSRLRTLQSTAMQYRADVFNGIMAAHIFPSLADVLTESLSADDFGPLDLSLSSMTGATADSRGLDESDFLNPTALSDPEDSNIYELSQPQDLLVHFPMWSVSQPVGNVDDSSELGQVQYEVEVPTDGSLTYPHSPGSTGDNSDYSSDSSGELNHPGKGMIALQRVSLAHRDPALSEAEVKKEPNLGLPDPSILPSKFYDDEDDVMSETDSDGHSSSSEKKKRPGRKKGQTSSVYHLWEFIRDLLHDERFCPKIIKWESEVEGIFRVVKSDEVAKQWGSKKNNRSKMTYEKLSRSLRYSRKEGYFADIPKDRGLPKKLCFKFGPKAHGWRKM
- the LOC125672534 gene encoding ETS-related transcription factor Elf-3-like isoform X2; the encoded protein is MFHPYGPRYTSSRTAMQYRADVFNGIMAAHIFPSLADVLTESLSADDFGPLDLSLSSMTGATADSRGLDESDFLNPTALSDPEDSNIYELSQPQDLLVHFPMWSVSQPVGNVDDSSELGQVQYEVEVPTDGSLTYPHSPGSTGDNSDYSSDSSGELNHPGKGMIALQRVSLAHRDPALSEAEVKKEPNLGLPDPSILPSKFYDDEDDVMSETDSDGHSSSSEKKKRPGRKKGQTSSVYHLWEFIRDLLHDERFCPKIIKWESEVEGIFRVVKSDEVAKQWGSKKNNRSKMTYEKLSRSLRYSRKEGYFADIPKDRGLPKKLCFKFGPKAHGWRKM
- the LOC125672534 gene encoding ETS-related transcription factor Elf-3-like isoform X4; amino-acid sequence: MLWVAIVDGRADVFNGIMAAHIFPSLADVLTESLSADDFGPLDLSLSSMTGATADSRGLDESDFLNPTALSDPEDSNIYELSQPQDLLVHFPMWSVSQPVGNVDDSSELGQVQYEVEVPTDGSLTYPHSPGSTGDNSDYSSDSSGELNHPGKGMIALQRVSLAHRDPALSEAEVKKEPNLGLPDPSILPSKFYDDEDDVMSETDSDGHSSSSEKKKRPGRKKGQTSSVYHLWEFIRDLLHDERFCPKIIKWESEVEGIFRVVKSDEVAKQWGSKKNNRSKMTYEKLSRSLRYSRKEGYFADIPKDRGLPKKLCFKFGPKAHGWRKM